GATGATGGTTGGCTGTGGAAGACGGCGCAGCGAGGACAAGGCAGCAGACCGCCGCACTCATCCGGCCGAGGTTACCTCTCGGCGCCGCAGGGTAGACGGTGGGACACAGCAAAGAGCGAGCGTGCCCGTGTGTGGCCCGCTCGCTCTTTGTCCGGCAGCACTTCACGCGCTGGGCCAGTTCTCCCGCTTACATCAGGCTGCGAATGCGGCCTTCCAGTTCGCGGGCCACCGCGTCAGGGCCGGCTTGCAAGGTCTGGCTGCTCAGGTGCCAGTTGCCTTTACGCTCCGTCTCGCTGGTAAAGATGCTCGCCATGCCAGTGGCGCGGCGGTCAACCTCCAGAATCACGTCCAGGCCGCCCATCTGCGGGAAAATCATCATCTCGATTTCCGCAATCTTGTACTGGCCGTAGGGCGGGCGGAAGCTGATTTCCTGGGCGATGCGGCCGTGGTGGTATTCCACCTCGCTGCCTGACAGCTGAAACCCCAGCTGCTGCGCGGCCATGAACAGGGTTTCCATCTCACGGCTGGGCAGAATCTGGAGGGTGTCCTGGTCGCCGGGGTCGGCGGCGCCCGCAATGTCGGCGTCGGTGGCCAGCCAGACCGAGGTGCCGCTGAGAGTCAGGGGCGTGCCCGCAGGCACAGGAATGCTGAAGGGGAATTCGCGGCGCTCGCCTGGGCGCAGATCGAAGCCCGGCACCACGGCGACCTTGCTGAGCTGGTGGTGAACATAGGTGTCGTCGTGCTTGTAGCGGGTCGCCAGGCCCAGGTTAATGCGCTCGATGCGCTGGTCCACGCCCCCGCCCGTCACGACGATCACGCCGTTGACACTCTCGCCAATGCGCACAGCAGGGTTCTGCACCTGGGCGTCCACGCGCGCGCCACCCACACCGACTGCGGCCATCATCCGTTTTAAGAATCCCATACTCCTCCCTGTACGCCCCAGGCGCGTGAATAGTTCCGAAGATGACGTTTGGAGTCTAAGCCTTTTTGGCCGCGGCGCGCGGTGACCGGACGGGCGGCGCGAGGAGGGCCGCCTGCATGGCCGCCCCAATGATGCCAGCCTCGTTGAGCAGCTGCGCGGGCACCACACGGCTGCGGTCCAGGGTCAGGTGGGGCGTCCATTTGTCGGCTTTTTTGCTGATTCCACCACCGATAATGAACAGCTCCGGGCTGAACAGCAGTTCCAGGTGTTGCAGGTAGGAACAGGCGCGTTTGCTCCACTGTTTCCAGTTCAGGTCGTCGCGTTCCCGCGCCCGGTCAGAGGCCCAGGTTTCGGCGTGTTTGTCGCGCAGCCACAGGTGCCCCAGTTCGGTGTTGGGCACCAGCACGCCGTCATGAATCAGGGCGCTGCCAATGCCGGTGCCAAAGGTCAGCACCATGACCGTGCCGTCCTGACCGGCGCCGGCGCCAAAGCGGGCCTCGGCCAGCCCAGCAGCGTCAGCGTCATTGAGCAGATGCACCTCCTGGCCCACCGCCTCGCTGAGTAGGGTATCGGCGTCCAAGCCAATCCAGTCTTTGTGCACGTTGGCCGCTGACAGGGTGCGCCCCCGCTGCACGATGCCGGGAAAGGTCACCCCCACCGGGCCGGGCAGCCCAAAGCCCTGGACCAGCTCGGCCACCACTGCCTTGACGTCGGCGGGCGCGGCGCCTTCCGGGGTGGGGATACGGCGGCGCTCGCCGACCAGCTGCCCGGTCAGGGTGTCCACCGGCGCGCCCTTGATCCCGCTCCCGCCTATGTCAATGCCCAGAGTCACGCTCATATGGGGTACAGCCTAAGCGATAGGCCACGCCCAGCGCCCCTGCCTGGCCGCCCCACTCTGTGAACTGAGTTCTTGTTTGAACAGGGTGCAATTTTGAACCGGGCGCGCTATACCTTGGGGAATCATGGATTCCACCTCGCTGCGCGAACGCCAGAAGGAGCGCCGCCGCGCCCGCATCTATTCTGTCGCCATTGACCTGTTCAAGCGCGGGGGCTTTCAGACGACCACCGCGACGGATATCGCGCGGGCCAGCAACGTCTCGCGCGGCACTTTTTTTAACTATTACCCATACAAAGAAGCGGTGCTGCTGGACTACGGCAGCGAGGTCATGAACCGCCTGCGCGATCACGCCGAGGCCCGGCTGCACGAAGGCACGCCGCCCCTGACGGTGCTGTATGAGGTCTGGGACCGCCTGGCCGAGGAAAATACCCGCGAGCGCGACCTGTTTCCGCCGCTGGCCTATGAGGTGATGAACCCCAACCCCGAACGCGCCCGCACCGCGTACCAGGCGCTGCCACTGAGCAAGGTCATCGAACTGATTCTGCGCCCTATGCACCACGCCGGGCAGATGCGCACCGACCTGAGCCTTCAGCGCATCAGCAACCTGATTGCCGACACCTACCTGATGGTGGCGCTGCGCTGGAGCGCCTACGGCACCGAGCGCCCCCTGCGTGAGGAAATGCGCCTCGCCCTCGGCCTGCTGCTGGAAGGCGCCGTGCGCCGCGACCTCCCCCGCCCTTGAGACCCAGGTGGGGCGCAGCGCGCGGTTCCCAGGAGGGCGCCGGGAGTACACTGCGCCGGTGAACGCCCTTCTCTTCCAGTTCCGCAGCAGGCCATGACCCTGCCCGAGCTGCGGATTGGCACCGCGCGCCACGCCTTTCCGTTTAGCCGGGGGCTGCTGGTCGAGTCGCTGGTCAATGCTGGCGCCACTGGCGCGGGTGCGGCGGCGGCGGCGCGGCGCATTGAGCAGCAACTGCGCCTGGCACGGCGCACCACCGTCAGCCCCAGCGAGCTTCAGGCCCTGATGGTCGAGGTGGCGCGCGACGTGGCCGGGTCAGCCGTGGCGCAGGCGGCGGCGGCCCAGACCCCGGCCTTCGTGGACATTCTGGTGACGGCCAAGAAGGGCGACCTGCCGTTTAGCCGGGGCGTGCTGGCCCGCACACTGGAAGACGCGGGGCTGTCGGGCAAAGACGCCTACGCCACGGCCAGCACGGTGGATGTGGGCCTGCGCCAGCGCGGCGTGCGGCGCCTGAGCGCCGAGGAAATTGACAACCTGACCGAAGACGCCCTGGCCACCCGCTACGGTGAACATCTGCGCCTGACCTACCGCTACCTGCGCCACAACCGGGGCAAACTGGGCGTGCTGGGCAGCGACAGCAACATGCCCAGCCCGTTTTCCAAAGGCATTCTGGTGCAGTCGCTGCTGGCCGCCGGGGTCGCGCCGGATGTGGCCCGCAAGGTGGCGCGCGTGACCCAGCGCGACCTGCGGGGCCGCGACGACCGCGTGGTCGCCCGCCACGCCATCCGCAACAAGGTCGAGGCGCTGCTGCGCGATGAGGTGGGGCCAGATGTCGGGGCGCGCTACCGCCTGCTGCGCGTCATTCGCCGCCCGCCCCGGCCGGTGATCGTGCTCCTGGGCGGCGTGTCAGGCACTGGCAAAAGCTTCCTGGCCGCCGAGATTGCCTACCGCCTGGGCATTGCGCGCGTGGTCAGCACCGATTCTATTCGGGAGGTCATGCGGGCCATGGTCTCCCCCGCCCTGGTGCCCACCCTGCACGCCAGCACCTTCAGCGCCTGGGAGGCCCTGCTGCCGCCAGGTGTGCCGCGTCCCGAGACCCCCACCCGCGAAGCCCTGCTGGCGGGCTTCCGTGACCAAGTGCAGCAGGTGAGTGTCGGCCTGGGGGCTGTGGTGGCCCGTAGCGTGCAGGAAGGCAGCAGCCTGGTGCTCGAAGGCGTTCATCTGGTGCCCGGCTACCTCCGTGCAGAGGCGTTCCGGGGCGCGCTGCTGGTGCCCATGCTGGTCACGCTGCCTGACGAGGAAGAACACCGCCGCCACTTTGAAAGCCGCGACTCTGAAACGGCCGCGAGCCGTCCCCTGCACCGCTACATGGCCTATTTCAGAGAGATCCGCGCCATGCAAGATGAGCTGGAAGCCCTGGCCCGCGCTCAGGACGTGCCCCTGCTGGACGGCTTGACCCTGGATGAGAGCGCCGAGCAGGCCGTGGATGTGGTCCTGAAGCGCGTGATGGTGGCCCTGACCCCCGAAGAGCGGCTCAGCCTGCTGGGCGAGGACGGCTCTGAGCTGACTCTGGGTGCTGGAGGATAAGAAGACAAAGGCGCGTCTGCGGCCAGAAGTCTGACAGCGGCTGCCAGTTCCATTGAGGGCCCATCAACGCCACTCCACTCCACTTTTGCCGCTGTCTCTGACGGACACCCACTGTGTTCGCCTCAGCGTGGTTGAGGATCATCACCCTCAATCACGCTGAGTTCCGCTGTGAGTCAAGAAAGAGAGCGCCAACGGGGAATCCCGCTGACGCCTTGTGATATGGACGAGGTGAAAGCCCTTTTCAGGAACGGCCCGGTGTGGCCATGCTTGAGCGCTGTACTCTCTGTTGCCAAAGCTGCGAGCAGCGCTCAGGGCAAAGCTTCTCTCAGGGTTAGGTGTTCAATTCAAGGAAACCAAGCCGGACAAACGGAGACCGAATCTGGAAGCAGCAAATCGGCTCTCGGCTGTTGTCCTGCCGTGGGCGCCGCTCAGGGCTGACCCTGCCGCTGCTTTGGCAGCTGTAATCAGCGCACGCTCAGCTGAACATCCACGTTGCCACGTGTGGCCACGCTGTAGGGGCAAACGGCATGGGCGGCGTGCATCAGGGCCAGGGCGTCGTCCTGGCTCAGGCCGGGGAAATGGCCTTCCAGGGCCACGTCCAGCGCAAAGGCCAGACCCTCGCGGCGCAGGCCCACGCGGGCCGTTACGGTGCTGTCCGGGGTCAGTTCCAGCTTCTGGCGGCGTGCGGCCACACCCAGGGCACCCTGAAAGCAGGCGGCATACCCGGCGGCAAACAGCTGTTCGGGGTTGGTGCCGGGACCGTCGTCTCCGCCGATGCCAGCCGGCACGCTTAAGGCAAAGTTCAGGCGGTCATCGCTGCTTGTCACGGTGCCGGCGCGCCCGCCTGTGGCGGTAACTTCTGCGGTATAGAGGTGATTCATGCGGCCCAGCATGGCGCGGGCCGATGCGCTGCAACGGCAAGCCGCCGCACAAAGAAGGTGTTCCTGCGTGAGGGGCAGTGGAGAGTGAGGCTGCTGATCTCCAGTTGAGGCCATCAGCCACCTGAGCTGACCAACTTTGCTCTGCGGCGGATGGAGACGAATAGACGCTGGCAAGCTAGAGGAAGACCCAGCCCACAAGGCTCTGTTCTTCAGGAGATTCAGAGGAGCCTCTGAAACGGCCCAGGAATCTTCTGTTGCCATGTGAAAAACACCGAACCACCTGTGAATGAGCACAGACTTGTCCCTGCCCAGCAGCTCTACAGAGCCACGTGCCTTAGCGCAACCTCGGGATCAATCCTCCAACTCTCCTCTCGGAAGACCAGTAGACAGACCAATGATCTGCTCTACCTCTTTTGGTTCAGCGGCAAGGAATAAAGCTGCCGGCCAGAGCCGAACCCCCTCCCCTCTCACCACACGCGCACGCGCACGTAAGCCCGGTCAGCGTACCCATCCTGGCCGGGGCGCTGGGGCCGCACATAGGGAAAGCGGGTCGTGAGCAGGGGGTCAGCGGCCAGCACGTCTTCCAGGTGGCGCTCGGTGGCCTGGAGGGTGCCCAGCACCGCCGGATACCCGCCCGTGGCCAGGCAGACTTCACGCGGACCGGGCGGCAGCACATGCACCCGCAGGTGTTCGTCGGGCACGGGGCGGCCGTCCACCAGGCCGTAGCCAAAGGGACCAGTCGTGTTAGCCAGGGCCGCGTGCGCCGTCAGCAGCGGCGCAATGATGACCTGCGCCGGGTCGTCGTGGCGCAGGGTGGCGGCGGTCTTGGCGTCACCACGGGCCAGCAGGGCGTGCAGAAACACGGCGCGCGCCTGGGCCGCCGCCGCCAGGGAAGGCAGCTGATTGGGCAGGCCGTAGACGCCCTGGCCGGCGGTCCCGCCGTCCCAATGGGCGCCTACGGCCCCCAGTTGCCAGACCTCTCGCCGCGCCGCACTGACAGCCGCCAGCGCAAAGGCCACCTGAAGGCGCGCTTCGCCGTGCCGGGTCCGCCCCAGCGCCGTGCTCAGCGCGCGGGTCAGGCGGTCCGCCGCGTCCCGCAGGTCAGCGCTGGGGGGCAGGTCCCGCAGGGCCGCCGCGCCCACGACAGCCGCAAAGCGCGCTGGGGGCAGGTCGTGCGGCCGGGCGCCGCCCGTCGTGGCGCCAAAACTCAGCCCGGCCACCAGGGCGATGTGGTGGGGGGTGACCACGAGCAGGTCAGCGCTGTCTTCCAGCTGCCCACTGCGGGCACGAATGCTGGATTCCATGACCTGAAACGGCATGGCGCCATACTAGTGGACCGCGCCCCAGGCTTCTGCCCTTACAGGCAGTGCAAGAACCCCTGAGAGTCAGAGTGGTCGTCGAAACTGCCTCAGAGTTTCTCTCAACCGATGTGACGCGGGCGGAGCAGGCGATGAAGAGCAGCCTCCTTAGATTTAAGGGACTGCTGTGCAGAGTAAAACATAGATAGCAAGGTGTGCAGTGGCCTCTGCTCCTCAAGAAGTCACCACCTGGACAGCTCGCATTCAGTCTGGCTCTTTGGTAGACACCCTTCCGTCTTGTCAGGGCGTCAGGGCAGCAGGCGCTGCACCTGCCAGCGGTCAGCCTGGCGCGCATACCGGAAGCGGTCATGCAGACGGCTCGGGCGGCCCTGCCAGAACTCCCACTCCTGCACGGTGACCCGGTAGCCTCCCCAGAACGCCGGACGGGGCACCTCTGTCCCCTCGGGAAAACGGCGGTGCAGGGCAGCAAAGGTGGCGTCCAGCGCTGCCCGGTCCTGTACGGGGGCACTTTGCGGGTCGCTGGCATGGGCGGCCAGCTGGCTCTCGCGGGGGCGGGCGTGAAAGTAGGCGTCGGCCTCCTCATCCGTGACGCGGGCCACGGTGCCGTAGGCGCGCACCTGCCGTTCATGCTCCGCCCAGTGAAACAGCAGCTCGGCCTGCGGGTTGACCGCCAGGTCATGGCCTTTGTGGGACCCGAAGTTGGTGTAAAACGTCAGACCACGGTCATCGGCGCCGCGCAGCAGGACGGTGCGCACACTGGGCCGCCCACTCTGGTCAGCAGTGGCCAGGCTCAGGGCATACGGCTCTCGCAGGCCCGCGTCCAGGGCTTCTTGCAGCCAGACCTGAAACTGCGCCAGAGGCTCGGGGTGCAGGTCTGCGCGGCGCAGTTCGGCGCGGGTGTAGGACAGGCGCAGTCCCGTCAGGTCGGTCACGCGGCCCCCACGGGGCGCAGCGGCTGACACTGCGGGCAAAAGTGAGTGCCTCGCTGCCCCAGCACAATTTTCTCGATAGTCGTGCCGCAGCGGTCACACGGCTGGCCGCCGCGCCCATACGCGTGGTGCTGGTGCTGAAACGCGCCGGGTGCGCCGTCGTGCTGGCGGTAGTTCCCCACGCCGTCACCCAGGCTGCTGCCCCCAGCCTCAACGGCGCGGCCCATCACTTCGCGGACGGCGCGGTAGAGGCGCCCGGCCTCGTCAGCCGTCAGGCGCGTCTGGGCCGGGTGAATCCGGGCGGCCCACAGGCTCTCGTCGGCGTAGATGTTGCCCACACCGCTGACCGGCTTTTGCGACAGCAGCCACAGTTTGACCGGACCGCAGGCGGCCGCCAGACGCACAAAGTCATCCTCGCGGAAGTCCGCTGAGAGGGGCTCGGGGCCCATCGCCGCCAGGGTGGGGTGACCTGCATAGTCGCCGCGCGGCACCACCGCCACCTTGCCAAAGCGCCGGGCGTCGTCAAAGTACAGTTCGCCAGCGTCGGTCTTGAAGGTCACGCGGGTGTGCTTGCCGCTTTCCAGGCGAAAGCCGCCCGTCATCCCCAGGTGGACCAGCAGTTCGAGGTCATGGGGCTCGTCCTGCGCGGCACTTTGTTCAGCCAGGTGCAGCAGCAGATACTTGCCCCGGCGGCTGAGGCCAGTCACGCGCCGCCCCTGCGCCAGATGGGTGTCGCGGTACTTGTGGGGCGCGTCGTGGGCGACTTCCAGAATGGTGCGGCCCAGCAGCAGCGGCTCGATTTTGCGGCGGGTGGTTTCAACTTCCGGCAGTTCCGGCATGGGGGCAGCATAGCCCCGAAGCGCCGGACCAGACTGCGGCGAACATGACGGGGGTTAGGGGAAACTGGGTGCCGTTCAGCTCGTTGCCCACTGGGAGGGCACCAGCCTGGCAACTTCATGTTCTGAGCACTCTGCGCGGATTGACTCGTTTGCGAAAACGACTCAATCGGAGGCCGCGCACAGGCGGAGCGAGGCGCCACCCTCCGCATGCGTGTCTGCCCCCACCTTCGCCTTCTCCCCCACGCCCAAAGCGCAGCGCCACCAAAACCACAAGCGGGGCTTCGGCGGCGCACAGCGGGTGAGGTAACGGGCAGCCAGCACGGCCACCCGCCACCACTCGCTTATCCTGCTTACTTCTGGCGCAGTTCCAGGAAGTATTTGTTCTGAGAACTGTTGCTGACGGTGCCGGTGTAGGGGGCTTCACCGTTCGTGGGGTTCAGGTGCGTGTAGGCGCCCACCTGAAGGAAGTACGTCCCCGTGCTGGGCAGCGTGACCGACAGGATGTTGGTGACGGTATTGGGTTTGAGGGGCCGGCCCGAGGCGTCCTTGAGCGTCACGCCGGCCGCGTCACGGATGTAGACGACGCCCCACAGGTTGCCCAGCGCCTCGCCGGGGTAATACTTGTCGTGCAGCACGATGTCCAGCTTCTGCCCAGCCGTCCCGCTGAACGAGTAGAGATCCACGTCGTACTTGTCCTTGCCGGTTGTGGCGTTGTAATCCTTATTAAAGATGTACGCCAGGTCGGTGGCCTTGCCCACCTCGACGGGCTTGGCGCTGGCCAGGGTGTCGTTGGCCTCGTAGGGGTCGGTGGGGAACGGGTTGTAGTAGCCCTTGTCCAGCTGGAAGACGGTGGGGGTGGTGCCCGCGTCGCCGCTCGTGACGGTGATCTCACCGACATAGGTGCCGCGTTCCTCGGGTTTGCCGCCGGTCACGAGCAGGTCAGGCGTCCCGATGCGCAGGGTGTACTTGCCCGGCGCAATCGCGGCAAACAGCGCCTCGCCCCGGCTGTCGGTCTGGGCGCCGTAGACCATGCCGTCTGACCCGGCGCCTTCCAGAATCACGTCGGAGGCGGTGGTGGCGGCGACGTAGGTGCCAGTGTCGCCCTTGACCTGCACCTGAATACGGACTGCGCCTCCTCTCTCGGGCATGGGCCCATTCTTCAGGCGCTCGGCCAGGCGGTCCAGGCGAATGGCGCCGTAGCCGGTTTCGCGGTCAAAGCCGCCCGCACTACTCCCCACACTGGCGTCAGCGGTCTCTTCCATCAGGCGGCGCACCTGGTAGGGGTCCAGGTCGGGGCGTGCCCCCAGAATCAGCGCGGCGGTCCCGGCCGTGTAGGGCCCAGAAAACGACGTGCCGCTGATGAGCTGGTAGCCGCTGCCGCCCGCCGGCGTGGCGCCGCTCTTGCGGCTGCCGTCGTCATTCAGAAAGAGGGGCGCCGCCAGCAGCACGTCCACACCCGGCGCGGCCACGCTGATGTGACGGCCAAACGTCGAGAAGCTGGCCTTCTTGTTGTTGATGTCCAGCGCCGCCGAGGCGATGACGCCGGGCAACATGGCGGGGCGCGACCATTCCTCGCGCGAGGAGTTCCCGGCGCTGGCCACGACCGTCACGTTTTTGCGCAGGGCGTAGTCCACCGCCAGCTTGATGGTGGGGTCGTAGCCGGGGCCGCCCCAGGAGTTGTTAAGCACCTGGGCGCCGTTGTCCACCTGCCACAAAATCGCCTTGGCGATGGCGGCGGTGCCCACGCTGCCCGGCGCGAAAATCATGGAAGGCTGGAACTTGGCGCCGGGGACCACCCCCACGATGCCCTTGCCGTCCTTGGCGGCCGTGATGGTAGACGCCACCGCCGTGCCGTGTTCGATGCTGGGGTCCACCTGCCCGTTGACCGATCCGTCCAGGCCGTCAATCATGTCCAGCCAGCTCTGGGCGGTGGTGTACACCTTGCCAGCGCCCCGAGGGTCGTAGGCCTTGCCACTCCAGGTGGCTTTCAGGTCGGGGTGAGACACGTCGCTGGGGTCGTCCACGACGCCCACGGTGACGCCCGCGCCCGTAAAGCCGGCGTCCCAGGCGGCCTGAGCGGCCATGTGGTTCTGGTCCAGGGCGTACTGCGGGAGGCTGTCAAACGTCTGGTTGACGGCGGCCTGGGCGCCCAGGGCCGCCTGCTCGGGGGTCTTCTGGTCCGGCTCGCGCTCGGCGAGGTGATGGGGGGCGGCGTAGCGCACCTCGCCCTCGCGGTTCAGCAGGGCCGCGACCTCCAGGGCGTCGTCTACGGCGGGCAATTCCAGCACCACCACATCCAGCTGCGGAATGCGGTCAATGATGCGGGCGTTCAGGCGCGCGGCCAGGGCCTCGGCCGCCGGAGCCGGCAGGTTCACGACGAGTTGCTGG
Above is a genomic segment from Deinococcus betulae containing:
- a CDS encoding sporulation protein, with translation MGFLKRMMAAVGVGGARVDAQVQNPAVRIGESVNGVIVVTGGGVDQRIERINLGLATRYKHDDTYVHHQLSKVAVVPGFDLRPGERREFPFSIPVPAGTPLTLSGTSVWLATDADIAGAADPGDQDTLQILPSREMETLFMAAQQLGFQLSGSEVEYHHGRIAQEISFRPPYGQYKIAEIEMMIFPQMGGLDVILEVDRRATGMASIFTSETERKGNWHLSSQTLQAGPDAVARELEGRIRSLM
- the ppgK gene encoding polyphosphate--glucose phosphotransferase; the encoded protein is MSVTLGIDIGGSGIKGAPVDTLTGQLVGERRRIPTPEGAAPADVKAVVAELVQGFGLPGPVGVTFPGIVQRGRTLSAANVHKDWIGLDADTLLSEAVGQEVHLLNDADAAGLAEARFGAGAGQDGTVMVLTFGTGIGSALIHDGVLVPNTELGHLWLRDKHAETWASDRARERDDLNWKQWSKRACSYLQHLELLFSPELFIIGGGISKKADKWTPHLTLDRSRVVPAQLLNEAGIIGAAMQAALLAPPVRSPRAAAKKA
- a CDS encoding TetR/AcrR family transcriptional regulator → MDSTSLRERQKERRRARIYSVAIDLFKRGGFQTTTATDIARASNVSRGTFFNYYPYKEAVLLDYGSEVMNRLRDHAEARLHEGTPPLTVLYEVWDRLAEENTRERDLFPPLAYEVMNPNPERARTAYQALPLSKVIELILRPMHHAGQMRTDLSLQRISNLIADTYLMVALRWSAYGTERPLREEMRLALGLLLEGAVRRDLPRP
- a CDS encoding 2-phosphoglycerate kinase, producing MTLPELRIGTARHAFPFSRGLLVESLVNAGATGAGAAAAARRIEQQLRLARRTTVSPSELQALMVEVARDVAGSAVAQAAAAQTPAFVDILVTAKKGDLPFSRGVLARTLEDAGLSGKDAYATASTVDVGLRQRGVRRLSAEEIDNLTEDALATRYGEHLRLTYRYLRHNRGKLGVLGSDSNMPSPFSKGILVQSLLAAGVAPDVARKVARVTQRDLRGRDDRVVARHAIRNKVEALLRDEVGPDVGARYRLLRVIRRPPRPVIVLLGGVSGTGKSFLAAEIAYRLGIARVVSTDSIREVMRAMVSPALVPTLHASTFSAWEALLPPGVPRPETPTREALLAGFRDQVQQVSVGLGAVVARSVQEGSSLVLEGVHLVPGYLRAEAFRGALLVPMLVTLPDEEEHRRHFESRDSETAASRPLHRYMAYFREIRAMQDELEALARAQDVPLLDGLTLDESAEQAVDVVLKRVMVALTPEERLSLLGEDGSELTLGAGG
- a CDS encoding organic hydroperoxide resistance protein, encoding MNHLYTAEVTATGGRAGTVTSSDDRLNFALSVPAGIGGDDGPGTNPEQLFAAGYAACFQGALGVAARRQKLELTPDSTVTARVGLRREGLAFALDVALEGHFPGLSQDDALALMHAAHAVCPYSVATRGNVDVQLSVR
- the pdxH gene encoding pyridoxamine 5'-phosphate oxidase, with amino-acid sequence MTDLTGLRLSYTRAELRRADLHPEPLAQFQVWLQEALDAGLREPYALSLATADQSGRPSVRTVLLRGADDRGLTFYTNFGSHKGHDLAVNPQAELLFHWAEHERQVRAYGTVARVTDEEADAYFHARPRESQLAAHASDPQSAPVQDRAALDATFAALHRRFPEGTEVPRPAFWGGYRVTVQEWEFWQGRPSRLHDRFRYARQADRWQVQRLLP
- a CDS encoding DNA-formamidopyrimidine glycosylase — translated: MPELPEVETTRRKIEPLLLGRTILEVAHDAPHKYRDTHLAQGRRVTGLSRRGKYLLLHLAEQSAAQDEPHDLELLVHLGMTGGFRLESGKHTRVTFKTDAGELYFDDARRFGKVAVVPRGDYAGHPTLAAMGPEPLSADFREDDFVRLAAACGPVKLWLLSQKPVSGVGNIYADESLWAARIHPAQTRLTADEAGRLYRAVREVMGRAVEAGGSSLGDGVGNYRQHDGAPGAFQHQHHAYGRGGQPCDRCGTTIEKIVLGQRGTHFCPQCQPLRPVGAA
- a CDS encoding S8 family serine peptidase, whose protein sequence is MKTPRFGLAALTLTALLAACGQPTPVQVPAPVVAAPSPAATVAVNGRTGARYLRQQLVVNLPAPAAEALAARLNARIIDRIPQLDVVVLELPAVDDALEVAALLNREGEVRYAAPHHLAEREPDQKTPEQAALGAQAAVNQTFDSLPQYALDQNHMAAQAAWDAGFTGAGVTVGVVDDPSDVSHPDLKATWSGKAYDPRGAGKVYTTAQSWLDMIDGLDGSVNGQVDPSIEHGTAVASTITAAKDGKGIVGVVPGAKFQPSMIFAPGSVGTAAIAKAILWQVDNGAQVLNNSWGGPGYDPTIKLAVDYALRKNVTVVASAGNSSREEWSRPAMLPGVIASAALDINNKKASFSTFGRHISVAAPGVDVLLAAPLFLNDDGSRKSGATPAGGSGYQLISGTSFSGPYTAGTAALILGARPDLDPYQVRRLMEETADASVGSSAGGFDRETGYGAIRLDRLAERLKNGPMPERGGAVRIQVQVKGDTGTYVAATTASDVILEGAGSDGMVYGAQTDSRGEALFAAIAPGKYTLRIGTPDLLVTGGKPEERGTYVGEITVTSGDAGTTPTVFQLDKGYYNPFPTDPYEANDTLASAKPVEVGKATDLAYIFNKDYNATTGKDKYDVDLYSFSGTAGQKLDIVLHDKYYPGEALGNLWGVVYIRDAAGVTLKDASGRPLKPNTVTNILSVTLPSTGTYFLQVGAYTHLNPTNGEAPYTGTVSNSSQNKYFLELRQK